The proteins below come from a single Triticum aestivum cultivar Chinese Spring chromosome 5D, IWGSC CS RefSeq v2.1, whole genome shotgun sequence genomic window:
- the LOC123122446 gene encoding uncharacterized protein isoform X1 — protein MFEKFGEVLYEAGQYKIEEVSIWKSYLARRHHPEKHEKWCRVLYKVEVIEDGASIVSIVCECGNFEHTGLLCCHALNVLDVLGMDQIPAKQILKRWTKDARDVLPDHLVHLQKDKINVNSITFRHSNLYTHALEVVRLGDANTWTYECAMEILKKAMDTLTPMASVRDGMGLEDRIHSDKGKDKELIPMHAAKSHEDSDAEGSAVGNFIGLKPPERKLKPGRPTTSRDKPPYDDPGAKSKKFKDATNGKAPDGSGTSKRTHLCSICRGAGHKSTACPQRGDLPRKERKEAKCSNCGVGGHKKNTCNKPKVVLHVVENATLEQISI, from the exons ATGTTTGAGAAATTTGGTGAAGTACTATATGAAGCAGGGCAATACAAAATAGAAGAGGTGAGCATATGGAAATCATATCTAGCGCGACGACACCATCCAGAGAAGCATGAAAAATGGTGCAGAGTACTCTACAAGGTTGAAGTTATTGAGGACGGCGCATCGATAGTATCGATAGTGTGCGAGTGTGGTAATTTTGAACACACGGGCTTGCTTTGCTGCCACGCATTAAAT GTCCTCGATGTCCTAGGAATGGATCAGATACCAGCAAAGCAAATTCTGAAGCGCTGGACAAAGGATGCAAGGGATGTGTTGCCAGATCATCTGGTGCACCTTCAGAAGGATAAGATTAATGTCAACTCTATAACATTCAGGCACTCAAATTTATACACTCATGCCCTCGAAGTTGTCCGTCTTGGTGATGCCAACACATGGACTTATGAATGTGCAATGGAAATACTGAAGAAAGCAATGGATACACTGACGCCCATGGCCAGTGTCCGCGACGGGATGGGGCTTGAAGACAGAATTCATTCAGATAAGGGGAAAGACAAAGAGCTGATTCCAATGCATGCAGCAAAAAGTCATGAAGACAGCGATGCTGAGGGTAGTGCGGTTGGAAATTTCATCGGCTTAAAGCCTCCAGAACGAAAACTTAAACCAGGTAGACCTACTACCAGCAGGGACAAGCCTCCATATGATGATCCAGGCGCAAAGAGCAAAAAATTCAAGGACGCAACGAACGGAAAAGCTCCAGATGGTTCTGGTACAAGCAAACGTACTCATCTCTGCAGTATATGCCGTGGAGCTGGGCACAAGAGTACTGCATGTCCGCAGAGAGGTGATCTCCCTCGCAAAGAAAGGAAAGAGGCCAAATGTTCAAACTGCGGTGTTGGTGGACACAAGAAGAACACCTGCAACAAACCTAAAGTGGTGCTGCATGTTGTTGAAAATGCAACCTTGGAGCAGATTTCCATCTAG
- the LOC123122446 gene encoding uncharacterized protein isoform X2 — MDQIPAKQILKRWTKDARDVLPDHLVHLQKDKINVNSITFRHSNLYTHALEVVRLGDANTWTYECAMEILKKAMDTLTPMASVRDGMGLEDRIHSDKGKDKELIPMHAAKSHEDSDAEGSAVGNFIGLKPPERKLKPGRPTTSRDKPPYDDPGAKSKKFKDATNGKAPDGSGTSKRTHLCSICRGAGHKSTACPQRGDLPRKERKEAKCSNCGVGGHKKNTCNKPKVVLHVVENATLEQISI, encoded by the coding sequence ATGGATCAGATACCAGCAAAGCAAATTCTGAAGCGCTGGACAAAGGATGCAAGGGATGTGTTGCCAGATCATCTGGTGCACCTTCAGAAGGATAAGATTAATGTCAACTCTATAACATTCAGGCACTCAAATTTATACACTCATGCCCTCGAAGTTGTCCGTCTTGGTGATGCCAACACATGGACTTATGAATGTGCAATGGAAATACTGAAGAAAGCAATGGATACACTGACGCCCATGGCCAGTGTCCGCGACGGGATGGGGCTTGAAGACAGAATTCATTCAGATAAGGGGAAAGACAAAGAGCTGATTCCAATGCATGCAGCAAAAAGTCATGAAGACAGCGATGCTGAGGGTAGTGCGGTTGGAAATTTCATCGGCTTAAAGCCTCCAGAACGAAAACTTAAACCAGGTAGACCTACTACCAGCAGGGACAAGCCTCCATATGATGATCCAGGCGCAAAGAGCAAAAAATTCAAGGACGCAACGAACGGAAAAGCTCCAGATGGTTCTGGTACAAGCAAACGTACTCATCTCTGCAGTATATGCCGTGGAGCTGGGCACAAGAGTACTGCATGTCCGCAGAGAGGTGATCTCCCTCGCAAAGAAAGGAAAGAGGCCAAATGTTCAAACTGCGGTGTTGGTGGACACAAGAAGAACACCTGCAACAAACCTAAAGTGGTGCTGCATGTTGTTGAAAATGCAACCTTGGAGCAGATTTCCATCTAG